A window of Chitinophaga sp. MM2321 contains these coding sequences:
- a CDS encoding RagB/SusD family nutrient uptake outer membrane protein, protein MKNIIQLSGFLLFLVMITSCKKWVDYDPHDDYKVTDLDYLKSDADYKSMAVSVYSPIQWLNQAVPIGDIASDNAVAGGENASDVLGLQQIDDYTLTPNNDYLTEIWTSAYEGINRANYLDQYKATNPGGATVDFPGKDALYGEVYFLRAYYYFTLVRFFGDVPLFVEKRLSIADSRSLQRSPKADVYNQIETDLNNAIAVLPPTNPQAGRITKYAAQALLGKVLLYENKFDAAAAMLENVATGPFSLVQNFGDIFLQGGENGSESVFEIQYSNLSPYYNWGGATRGQGNYAVQQCGIRGLNGSSPYAPGWSTNLPTQDLAKAYATGDQRKAVTVLDIEAYKAANPGFNISYQVAPYKNTGLYNQKYLPRKGETSGQTELNYLNNFRTIRFADVLLMAAEAYNRSTAPNDGKAQTYLNKVRRRAFNDQLHDVTLTGAALKQAIWDERRLELAMEGDRFFDLVRTGRAATVITGFKAGKNELFPLPQREIEVSQLPQNPGY, encoded by the coding sequence ATGAAAAATATCATACAGCTATCAGGCTTCCTTCTTTTCCTTGTAATGATCACCTCCTGTAAGAAGTGGGTAGATTACGATCCTCATGATGATTATAAAGTAACGGATCTGGACTATTTAAAATCAGATGCCGATTACAAAAGCATGGCGGTGAGCGTCTACTCCCCCATCCAGTGGCTGAATCAGGCAGTACCCATCGGCGACATCGCCTCAGATAACGCGGTGGCTGGTGGCGAAAATGCGTCTGATGTATTGGGGCTTCAACAGATTGATGATTACACCCTCACCCCCAACAATGATTATCTCACAGAAATATGGACCTCTGCTTACGAAGGTATCAACAGGGCCAATTATTTAGATCAGTATAAAGCAACAAACCCCGGTGGTGCTACTGTAGATTTTCCTGGTAAAGATGCGCTCTACGGAGAAGTATATTTCCTGAGAGCTTATTATTATTTTACCCTGGTAAGATTTTTTGGAGATGTACCGCTTTTTGTAGAGAAACGACTTTCCATTGCTGATTCCAGATCGCTGCAAAGATCTCCCAAAGCAGATGTATATAATCAGATAGAAACAGATTTAAACAACGCCATCGCAGTATTACCACCCACCAATCCACAGGCAGGCCGTATTACAAAATACGCCGCACAGGCCCTGCTAGGGAAGGTATTACTGTATGAAAATAAATTTGATGCCGCAGCAGCCATGTTGGAAAATGTAGCAACCGGCCCATTCTCACTGGTGCAAAACTTCGGTGACATCTTTTTACAGGGCGGCGAAAACGGGTCCGAATCTGTTTTTGAAATCCAATATTCCAACCTGTCACCTTACTACAACTGGGGCGGTGCTACCCGCGGACAAGGCAACTACGCTGTACAACAATGCGGTATCCGTGGTTTAAATGGCAGCAGTCCTTATGCACCCGGATGGAGTACCAACCTGCCTACACAGGACCTGGCAAAAGCATATGCTACCGGCGATCAGCGGAAAGCTGTTACCGTACTGGATATTGAAGCATACAAAGCAGCCAATCCCGGATTCAATATCTCTTACCAGGTTGCACCTTATAAAAATACTGGTCTTTATAATCAGAAATATCTGCCCCGCAAAGGTGAAACTTCAGGTCAGACAGAACTGAACTACCTGAATAACTTCAGAACCATCCGCTTTGCAGATGTACTGTTGATGGCCGCTGAAGCCTATAACAGGTCCACTGCACCGAATGACGGTAAAGCACAAACGTATTTAAATAAAGTACGCCGCCGTGCTTTCAATGACCAGTTGCATGATGTAACGCTCACCGGTGCTGCCTTAAAACAGGCTATATGGGATGAGCGCCGGCTGGAACTGGCCATGGAAGGAGATCGCTTTTTTGACCTTGTAAGAACAGGCAGGGCAGCCACCGTGATTACAGGTTTCAAAGCCGGAAAAAACGAGTTGTTCCCACTTCCGCAAAGGGAAATTGAGGTTTCACAATTACCGCAGAATCCAGGTTATTAA
- a CDS encoding family 16 glycosylhydrolase — translation MKYMTGIMMALLISIAGCGKNDSKPVVPVAPTHLVVKAVVNTDSSGVVAFTAVAENAVTYDYDFGNGTYQTVANGIVNYQYTVPGKNTYTVTVTAKSADNLTTKESIQVEVSIATSLYWSDEFNTDGAPDPAKWGYDIGNGSNGWGNAESQYYTNRTENVVIANGVLKIKAIKENFSGSAYTSARILTKDKFAFKYGKIEVSAKLPEGLGTWPAIWMLGSNVSTVDWPACGEIDIMEHKGSEPNKIYGTLHYPGHSGGNAVGGTVQVSNETTAFHKYAMDWSPSLIRFYVDDQLYYSFTNTSSLPFNHDFFIILNFAMGGAFGGAIDPAFTNATMEVDYVRVYR, via the coding sequence ATGAAATATATGACAGGAATCATGATGGCACTACTTATTAGTATTGCCGGTTGCGGAAAAAACGATAGTAAACCGGTCGTGCCGGTTGCCCCCACCCACCTGGTAGTGAAAGCGGTGGTAAATACGGATAGCAGCGGCGTAGTAGCCTTTACTGCGGTGGCTGAAAATGCCGTTACGTATGATTACGATTTTGGAAATGGTACCTATCAAACGGTAGCAAACGGCATCGTTAATTATCAGTATACGGTTCCTGGTAAGAATACTTACACCGTAACCGTTACGGCCAAAAGTGCAGATAATCTTACTACTAAAGAATCTATCCAGGTGGAAGTAAGTATCGCTACCTCTCTTTACTGGTCGGATGAATTCAATACAGACGGCGCGCCTGATCCCGCCAAATGGGGGTATGATATTGGCAACGGTAGCAATGGCTGGGGCAATGCTGAATCGCAGTATTATACCAACCGGACGGAGAATGTAGTCATCGCTAACGGGGTATTAAAGATCAAAGCGATCAAAGAAAACTTTAGTGGCAGCGCCTACACTTCTGCAAGGATACTCACCAAAGACAAATTTGCCTTTAAGTATGGTAAAATAGAAGTCAGTGCAAAACTACCGGAAGGTCTTGGTACCTGGCCTGCTATCTGGATGCTGGGCAGTAATGTCAGCACTGTGGACTGGCCTGCCTGCGGAGAAATAGATATTATGGAACATAAAGGAAGTGAACCCAACAAGATCTACGGCACCTTGCACTATCCCGGTCATTCCGGTGGAAATGCCGTTGGTGGCACAGTACAGGTGTCTAATGAAACAACGGCTTTTCATAAATATGCAATGGACTGGTCACCATCGTTGATCAGGTTTTATGTAGATGATCAATTGTACTACTCGTTTACCAATACAAGTAGCCTACCTTTTAATCACGACTTTTTCATCATCCTGAACTTTGCCATGGGCGGCGCATTTGGAGGAGCTATAGATCCTGCATTTACAAATGCCACCATGGAAGTGGATTATGTAAGAGTATACAGGTAG
- a CDS encoding TonB-dependent receptor, with amino-acid sequence MKKVVSSILVLLLLLFTTVSWAQNKSVTGRVTDEKGDPIPGASVFARVTRTAVAANVNGEFRIAIGPGEKMLVITAIGYTQQDVLITDGPLTVALQPSSKELGEIVVVGYGTQKITKVSGAISMVKGADITNLHPARPEEALQGRASGVSIIQSGSPGAKPTVLIRGIPSFKGTDPLVVIDGVQQSLDDLNALNAADIESMNVLKDAATTAIFGVKGGNGVIVVTTKSGRKGMKNEISVNANYGIQEVLKTIGVLNASEYAGMINEGSVAAGGNIIFPDLSKMGVGTDWQKEIFHQAPVQNYNISSRGGSDKVTYFLSAGYMGQDGIVGGGSKSNFNRINGTANLSVDLSPKLKFILNTSYANLRSKGIQENSFNSIIGSALNFDPTVSVLNMVPNTTGKYGFSNLLLSEIFNPLTKLDNTYNTSNGNKLYGKAELQYEVIKDLKLTGRFGYTNWDQTGRSFTPLVFYGPLNVENTMNADGSTVVIKNGLGGISSSAHNSVNQYKNSAFSFAAETFANYNFNIHQDHNFETVAGFSMSKSTSNGINGTAQDVPYNSWTFADLTAATGTNSAAVTYFRDTVINGVATQVRDPRGDVAANLNARGMGSYHSARRNLSYFGRINYDYREKYLASFTARRDGSYAFGPDNKFATFLSGSAGWIASNEAFFRSDLISYLKIRGSYGTVGNENVDPQFVSIVTGGPNYGDANNNGYTFGNTFIPGSTVGSYANPGLAWERQQQSNIGFDISFFNNKLSLTADYYEKKVNGILFVPSVSLYLGAAQVPSTNIGSTKSSGADMTLSYADKIGSDFTFNTAVTFTSSKNLVTGTNTDNTATIAGGSYFNGQAQTVTRFEKGGIPGYFYGFKTDGLFQSTADIAKAPLQSGAQPGDIKFVDINGDGVINDQDKTKIGNPFPKFTMGWNLSLGYKNFDLNIFTYASVGNDVYRAYERNMNYTNKFRDILDRWTGPNSTNDARHPRYSFTDGNSNIRVSDRYVEDGSFIKIKNIQLGYTIPTTIFQRAGFKQVRIYVQAKNAYTFTRYSGYDPEIAGGIMDTGVDRGAYPQARTWSCGIDFKL; translated from the coding sequence ATGAAAAAAGTCGTTTCCAGCATACTTGTGCTGCTACTGTTATTATTCACTACTGTGTCTTGGGCGCAAAACAAATCGGTTACCGGCAGGGTGACTGATGAAAAGGGAGACCCTATTCCCGGCGCTTCCGTTTTTGCCAGGGTTACCAGAACTGCCGTGGCAGCCAATGTAAATGGTGAGTTCCGTATCGCCATTGGTCCCGGAGAAAAAATGCTGGTGATCACCGCCATTGGTTATACACAACAGGATGTACTGATTACAGATGGTCCGCTTACCGTTGCTTTGCAACCCTCCTCCAAAGAGTTGGGCGAAATAGTGGTGGTTGGATATGGTACCCAAAAGATCACTAAAGTATCCGGCGCTATCTCCATGGTGAAAGGAGCAGATATTACCAACCTACACCCGGCAAGACCGGAAGAAGCCCTTCAGGGAAGAGCTTCCGGCGTCAGCATTATTCAAAGCGGCTCTCCCGGTGCTAAACCAACGGTATTGATCAGGGGTATTCCTTCCTTTAAAGGAACAGACCCGCTGGTGGTGATAGATGGGGTGCAGCAATCACTGGATGACCTGAATGCTCTTAATGCCGCCGATATTGAATCCATGAATGTGTTGAAAGATGCTGCTACCACTGCCATCTTTGGTGTAAAGGGCGGTAATGGTGTTATTGTAGTAACGACCAAGAGCGGCAGAAAAGGCATGAAAAATGAAATATCCGTCAATGCTAACTATGGCATCCAGGAAGTGCTGAAAACGATTGGTGTATTGAATGCTTCAGAATACGCCGGCATGATCAATGAAGGAAGCGTTGCTGCCGGTGGTAATATCATCTTCCCCGATCTCTCAAAAATGGGTGTTGGCACCGACTGGCAGAAAGAAATATTTCACCAGGCGCCCGTACAGAATTATAACATCAGCTCCAGAGGCGGCAGCGATAAAGTAACCTATTTCCTTTCAGCTGGCTACATGGGACAGGATGGGATCGTAGGCGGTGGCAGTAAATCCAACTTCAACAGGATTAACGGTACGGCCAATCTCTCTGTTGATCTGTCTCCCAAATTGAAATTCATCCTCAACACCAGCTATGCTAATCTCAGGAGTAAAGGAATACAGGAAAACTCCTTTAACTCTATCATAGGAAGTGCGCTGAACTTTGATCCTACGGTATCCGTATTAAATATGGTTCCTAATACGACCGGAAAATATGGTTTCAGTAATCTTCTCTTATCAGAAATATTTAACCCGCTGACCAAACTGGATAATACCTATAATACTTCCAATGGTAATAAACTGTATGGTAAAGCAGAGTTGCAATATGAAGTGATAAAAGACCTGAAACTAACCGGCCGGTTTGGTTATACCAATTGGGATCAGACGGGTAGAAGCTTTACCCCGCTGGTGTTCTACGGCCCCCTGAATGTGGAAAACACCATGAATGCAGATGGTTCTACGGTCGTGATTAAAAATGGACTGGGCGGTATTTCTTCCAGCGCACATAACAGCGTGAATCAATATAAGAACAGTGCATTCAGTTTTGCCGCTGAAACATTTGCCAACTACAACTTCAACATACACCAGGATCATAATTTTGAAACGGTGGCCGGTTTTTCTATGTCAAAATCTACCAGTAACGGTATTAATGGCACCGCACAGGATGTGCCTTACAACTCCTGGACCTTTGCCGATCTGACAGCAGCTACCGGTACCAACAGCGCGGCGGTAACGTATTTCCGCGATACCGTTATTAATGGTGTGGCTACACAGGTACGTGATCCACGCGGCGATGTAGCGGCTAATCTCAATGCCAGGGGGATGGGAAGTTATCATTCTGCGCGGAGAAACCTCTCTTACTTTGGCAGAATAAACTACGATTACAGGGAGAAATACCTGGCATCCTTTACCGCCCGGCGCGATGGTTCCTATGCATTCGGACCTGATAATAAATTTGCCACCTTCCTCTCCGGCTCCGCAGGCTGGATAGCTTCCAATGAAGCTTTCTTCCGGTCCGATCTCATTAGTTACCTGAAGATCAGAGGTAGCTATGGTACAGTAGGAAATGAAAACGTAGATCCGCAATTCGTTAGTATTGTTACCGGCGGTCCCAATTACGGGGATGCTAACAATAACGGCTATACGTTTGGTAATACCTTTATACCTGGTTCTACAGTGGGCTCTTACGCCAATCCGGGACTAGCCTGGGAAAGGCAGCAGCAATCCAATATAGGATTTGACATCTCCTTCTTCAACAATAAACTCTCCCTGACAGCAGATTATTACGAGAAGAAGGTAAACGGGATCCTGTTTGTTCCTTCTGTATCCCTGTACCTCGGCGCGGCACAGGTGCCGAGTACTAATATCGGTTCCACAAAAAGCAGTGGTGCAGACATGACATTAAGTTATGCAGATAAAATTGGCAGCGACTTTACGTTCAATACCGCTGTTACTTTTACTTCTTCCAAAAACCTGGTTACAGGTACCAATACAGACAATACCGCTACTATTGCCGGTGGCAGTTATTTCAATGGTCAGGCGCAAACCGTTACCAGGTTTGAGAAAGGCGGCATACCCGGTTACTTCTACGGATTTAAAACCGATGGCTTATTCCAGTCCACCGCAGATATTGCCAAAGCACCCCTGCAAAGCGGCGCGCAACCCGGCGATATAAAATTTGTAGATATAAATGGTGATGGTGTTATCAACGATCAGGATAAAACAAAAATCGGTAATCCTTTCCCGAAATTTACCATGGGCTGGAATTTATCATTAGGCTACAAAAATTTCGATCTCAATATATTCACCTATGCCTCTGTAGGCAACGATGTATACCGGGCGTATGAAAGGAACATGAACTATACCAATAAGTTCAGGGATATACTGGACAGATGGACCGGACCAAACAGCACCAACGACGCCAGGCATCCGAGATATTCTTTTACCGATGGTAACAGTAATATCAGGGTATCCGACAGGTATGTGGAAGATGGTTCCTTTATCAAAATCAAAAATATACAGTTAGGCTATACAATTCCCACTACTATTTTCCAACGGGCAGGATTCAAACAGGTACGCATATACGTACAGGCCAAGAACGCCTATACGTTTACCAGATATTCCGGTTACGATCCTGAAATAGCAGGCGGCATCATGGATACAGGTGTTGACCGCGGCGCATATCCACAGGCCAGAACATGGTCATGCGGTATTGATTTCAAATTGTAG
- a CDS encoding FadR/GntR family transcriptional regulator, which translates to MSALEIKQSLQTIDTSSLVDKVERKLIELLISKDFKVGDPIPKEVELSDILGVSRTVVREALSRLKTVGLIETKKKRGAVLTNPNLTSLLEKSMYPEIMDKTTLRDIFELRLALEIGMADFIMERVTKKDIAELKSIVANEPTIADQHLFQIEQEIRFHGKLYEISGNGMLKRFQQMLLPVFDYVHHSGLLKKMPKSRKFVSHKGIVDIIENGSAEMLRNAMRNHLENHFARIFE; encoded by the coding sequence ATGAGTGCCCTGGAAATAAAACAAAGTTTGCAAACGATTGATACAAGTTCACTGGTAGATAAAGTAGAACGCAAACTCATTGAACTACTGATCAGCAAAGACTTTAAAGTAGGCGACCCCATTCCAAAAGAAGTGGAATTATCAGATATTCTGGGTGTGAGCAGAACGGTGGTAAGAGAAGCTCTCAGCAGGCTTAAAACGGTGGGGCTGATAGAAACAAAAAAGAAACGCGGTGCGGTACTGACCAACCCAAACCTCACGTCCCTGCTGGAAAAGAGCATGTATCCCGAGATCATGGACAAAACCACCCTGCGGGATATATTTGAACTCAGACTGGCGCTGGAAATAGGAATGGCCGACTTTATCATGGAGCGGGTCACCAAAAAAGATATCGCCGAACTGAAATCAATCGTTGCCAATGAACCAACAATAGCTGATCAACACCTCTTCCAGATAGAACAGGAGATCAGGTTTCATGGCAAACTATATGAAATAAGCGGCAACGGAATGCTGAAAAGATTTCAGCAGATGCTACTCCCCGTCTTTGATTACGTGCACCACAGCGGCCTGTTGAAGAAAATGCCGAAGTCGAGGAAGTTCGTATCACACAAAGGCATTGTGGATATTATTGAAAACGGTTCCGCAGAGATGCTGCGCAATGCTATGCGCAATCACCTGGAAAACCATTTTGCCCGGATATTTGAGTGA
- a CDS encoding FAD-dependent oxidoreductase produces MAQSQKVDALVIGFGKGGKTLAAYMGRQGMKVALVEQSEKMYGGTCINIACIPTKSLVVSAERKVPYTNAIATKDELTAFLRKKNFSMVNDTPNAHVYTGKASFVSAQEVKVVLHDTKEEILFTPAKIFINTGTTPNVPSIKGLERSRIVYTSTSLQDRKELPEKLVIIGAGFIGLEYASMYAQFGSAVTVLNNGPVFLPGEDDDIREAVITVLENKGIRILSGMMTEEIITTGDVGISTVICRNAAGNTVKLDANAILLATGRVPATDGLNLAAAGIETDARGFIKTDAFLRTNVSHIWAVGDINGGPQFTYISLDDFRIIKDQLSGSSQRSVADRKYVSSTTFITPPLSHVGLREKEAREKGLAVKVARLPAAAIPRARILQETEGLLKAVVAADTGRILGCTLFCAASVEMINLVQLAMQADVPYTTLRDAIYTHPSMTEAFNDLFGAIK; encoded by the coding sequence ATGGCCCAATCACAGAAAGTAGATGCACTCGTTATTGGCTTCGGTAAGGGAGGCAAAACATTAGCTGCCTATATGGGCAGGCAGGGAATGAAGGTGGCCCTGGTGGAGCAATCGGAAAAAATGTACGGCGGTACCTGTATTAATATAGCCTGTATTCCTACCAAATCGCTGGTGGTGAGTGCAGAGCGGAAAGTACCGTATACAAATGCTATTGCTACAAAGGATGAGCTGACCGCCTTTTTGCGTAAGAAGAATTTTTCCATGGTGAATGATACGCCTAACGCGCACGTATATACGGGGAAAGCATCGTTTGTATCGGCGCAGGAAGTAAAGGTGGTACTGCATGATACCAAAGAAGAAATATTGTTTACGCCAGCGAAGATATTTATTAATACAGGTACTACGCCAAATGTGCCATCCATAAAGGGATTGGAGAGATCGAGAATTGTTTATACCAGCACTTCTTTACAGGATCGGAAGGAGTTGCCGGAGAAGCTGGTTATAATTGGTGCAGGTTTTATCGGGTTGGAGTATGCGTCTATGTATGCACAATTCGGATCGGCTGTTACGGTATTGAACAATGGTCCTGTTTTTCTGCCGGGTGAAGATGATGATATCCGGGAGGCAGTGATAACTGTATTGGAGAATAAGGGGATCAGGATTTTATCCGGCATGATGACCGAAGAAATTATTACTACGGGAGATGTGGGCATATCAACAGTGATCTGCCGGAATGCAGCGGGAAATACCGTGAAGCTGGATGCCAACGCCATACTGCTGGCTACGGGCAGGGTACCTGCAACAGACGGATTGAATCTTGCTGCTGCGGGTATTGAAACAGATGCACGCGGATTTATTAAAACAGATGCTTTTCTCCGTACCAATGTGTCGCATATATGGGCGGTGGGTGATATCAACGGAGGGCCGCAGTTCACTTACATTTCACTGGATGATTTTCGCATTATAAAGGATCAGCTATCTGGTAGTAGTCAACGTTCGGTGGCTGACAGAAAATATGTGTCATCTACCACATTTATTACGCCGCCATTGTCGCATGTAGGATTGCGTGAAAAGGAAGCCCGTGAAAAAGGGCTGGCGGTTAAAGTAGCGCGACTTCCCGCTGCGGCTATTCCGAGGGCAAGGATATTGCAGGAAACAGAAGGACTGCTGAAAGCCGTGGTAGCAGCGGATACCGGCAGGATACTGGGGTGTACACTTTTCTGCGCAGCTTCCGTTGAAATGATCAATCTTGTGCAGTTGGCTATGCAGGCGGATGTACCATATACTACCTTACGTGATGCGATTTATACGCACCCTTCCATGACAGAAGCATTCAATGATTTATTTGGTGCTATTAAGTAG
- a CDS encoding triple tyrosine motif-containing protein — protein sequence MRICWLVILFFSCALEVSGQNTIGLPQIINYSKSDFLAGTQTWDIKQDSRGIMYFANNEGMLTYDGSHWKVYPLPNKTIVRALATDEDDRIYAGGQDEIGFFAPGINGNLTYTSLKNLIPRSQNKLADIWRIEIFKESVFFQASDRILEYKNNSIKVYPDDWMYMKKVGDKLFAQDKNNGLLQFKNHEWVPVNITAKPIEALISGIIGLDGDSLLINTQYDGMYLLHNDTLKKMQLDKNNALSNSGVIVSARMNEGEFVIGTTTEGCLVMDFHGRIVQQISRTEGLLNNNVLSVFLDKDKNLWAGLNNGISFIAYNAAIKYISPNKTNELSGYSTRINNNQLYIATSEGAYYVPLSGTTGDLSFSKGNFTRIRNSKGEVWRFDEVNRRILMGQHVGSAVIENNTGVPLSYGTGAWLFKPISSVFPAKNILVGTYNGLKMLEFNQDKFIDKGEIEGIQESIRFLEIDNNNNIWASHPYRGVYRLQLSPDNKRLTSQLFTDSAGLPSALSNYVFKIKNRVVFCTGKGVYEFDAAISRFVPSAFLTPVFGDMEIRYLNEDADGNIWFCSGKKVGVVNFNTPAGDKPFSITYIPELNGKILLGFENIYPFNKENIFIGSEKGVIHLNFEKYTGNKPVVKVLLGQVKAFGKSDSIIFGGYFHQKSGAVYRQDDTEIAGLPKQYNSFHFEYSSPSYGLQNNIEYSYQLEGFENRWSAWSSKSEKDYTNLPDGSYTFKVKAHDNLGHESDTITYSFVVKPAWYKTIWAYIAYGLLFLAVLYLLHRWQERNLRRQQLKFDDEQNRLKYIHQLELEKNEKEIIKLQNEKLATEIHFKNNALADASMHLVERGDALVKVKDILANVYKKNGNNPEIKNALLLLNDVEKNNANWEQFASHFDEINNNFLKKLKGKFPALSNSDLKVCAYLQLKLSTKEIAQLMAISPRGVEIRRYRLRKKLELPTEQSITDFLNEV from the coding sequence ATGAGAATCTGTTGGCTAGTTATCTTGTTTTTCTCCTGCGCTTTGGAGGTGTCGGGACAGAATACAATCGGACTGCCTCAAATAATAAATTACAGCAAAAGTGACTTCCTGGCAGGTACCCAAACCTGGGATATAAAGCAGGATAGCCGGGGTATTATGTACTTTGCCAACAATGAAGGTATGCTTACCTATGATGGCAGCCATTGGAAAGTATACCCGCTGCCTAATAAAACAATTGTGCGGGCGCTCGCCACAGATGAGGATGACAGGATCTATGCAGGTGGGCAGGACGAAATCGGTTTTTTTGCGCCGGGTATCAATGGTAACCTCACTTACACTTCCTTAAAGAACCTGATTCCCAGGTCACAGAATAAGTTGGCGGATATCTGGCGGATCGAAATCTTTAAAGAATCGGTATTCTTCCAGGCGTCAGACCGTATCCTGGAGTATAAGAATAACAGTATCAAAGTGTACCCGGACGATTGGATGTACATGAAAAAAGTGGGTGATAAACTTTTTGCCCAGGACAAGAACAATGGCCTGCTGCAATTTAAAAATCATGAATGGGTTCCCGTCAATATTACCGCAAAACCCATTGAGGCACTGATCTCGGGGATCATCGGGCTGGATGGAGATAGTCTGTTGATCAACACCCAGTACGATGGCATGTACCTTTTGCATAATGACACCCTCAAAAAAATGCAACTGGATAAGAATAATGCTTTGAGCAATAGTGGTGTGATTGTATCTGCCCGGATGAACGAGGGTGAATTTGTGATCGGTACCACTACAGAAGGATGCCTGGTAATGGATTTCCACGGACGTATTGTGCAGCAGATCTCCCGGACGGAAGGATTGTTGAATAATAATGTACTGAGCGTTTTTTTAGATAAGGATAAGAATTTGTGGGCGGGGCTGAATAATGGTATCAGCTTTATCGCCTACAATGCTGCAATTAAATATATCAGCCCGAATAAAACGAATGAGTTGTCGGGTTACTCCACCAGGATTAATAACAACCAGTTATATATTGCCACCTCTGAAGGCGCTTACTACGTACCGCTTTCCGGTACAACAGGCGATCTCAGTTTTTCAAAGGGCAATTTTACGCGTATCAGGAACAGTAAAGGAGAAGTGTGGCGGTTTGATGAAGTGAACCGGCGGATCTTAATGGGACAGCATGTAGGCAGCGCAGTGATAGAGAATAATACAGGTGTGCCGTTGTCGTATGGTACGGGGGCGTGGTTGTTTAAGCCCATTTCATCGGTCTTTCCTGCTAAAAATATTTTAGTGGGTACTTACAATGGTTTGAAGATGCTGGAATTTAACCAGGATAAATTTATTGATAAAGGAGAGATCGAGGGGATACAAGAGTCTATCCGTTTCCTGGAAATTGATAACAATAATAATATCTGGGCATCGCATCCATATCGCGGCGTATATCGGTTACAGTTATCTCCCGATAATAAAAGATTGACCTCGCAATTATTTACAGACAGCGCGGGGCTACCTTCCGCGTTGAGTAATTATGTGTTTAAAATAAAGAACAGGGTGGTTTTTTGTACCGGAAAAGGTGTGTATGAATTTGATGCCGCCATCAGCCGCTTTGTGCCATCCGCCTTTCTGACGCCGGTCTTCGGCGATATGGAAATCCGCTACCTGAATGAAGATGCAGACGGTAACATCTGGTTTTGCAGCGGCAAAAAAGTAGGCGTGGTCAATTTCAATACGCCTGCGGGTGATAAACCATTTTCCATTACCTATATTCCTGAATTAAACGGCAAGATCCTGTTGGGTTTTGAAAATATTTATCCTTTTAACAAAGAGAATATTTTTATCGGGTCGGAGAAAGGGGTTATACATCTTAACTTCGAAAAGTATACCGGCAATAAACCAGTGGTGAAGGTGTTGCTGGGACAGGTAAAGGCATTTGGGAAATCGGACAGTATTATTTTCGGCGGCTACTTTCATCAGAAATCCGGCGCAGTGTACCGGCAGGATGATACGGAAATTGCGGGACTGCCCAAGCAGTACAATTCTTTCCATTTTGAATACAGTTCCCCTTCTTATGGGTTGCAGAATAATATTGAATACAGCTATCAGCTGGAAGGCTTCGAGAACAGGTGGTCTGCCTGGTCGTCTAAATCTGAAAAGGATTATACCAATTTACCGGATGGGTCCTATACTTTCAAAGTGAAAGCGCATGATAACCTGGGGCATGAGTCGGACACCATTACGTATAGCTTTGTTGTAAAACCGGCATGGTATAAAACCATATGGGCATATATTGCTTACGGCCTGCTGTTCTTGGCGGTGCTGTATTTGCTGCACCGTTGGCAGGAAAGAAATCTGCGGCGGCAGCAGTTAAAGTTTGATGATGAACAAAACCGACTGAAATATATTCATCAGCTGGAGCTGGAAAAAAATGAGAAGGAAATTATTAAGCTGCAAAACGAAAAGCTGGCGACGGAAATCCATTTCAAAAATAATGCCCTCGCTGATGCATCCATGCACCTGGTGGAAAGAGGTGACGCCCTGGTGAAAGTGAAGGATATTTTAGCGAATGTGTATAAAAAGAATGGTAATAATCCGGAGATAAAAAATGCCTTGCTACTCTTGAATGATGTAGAAAAGAATAATGCCAACTGGGAACAATTTGCTTCGCATTTTGATGAGATAAATAATAATTTCCTGAAGAAATTAAAGGGTAAATTTCCTGCGCTCTCCAATAGCGATTTAAAAGTGTGCGCTTACCTGCAATTGAAATTATCCACTAAGGAAATAGCGCAGTTGATGGCTATATCCCCGCGTGGGGTGGAAATCCGGCGTTACCGGCTCCGGAAGAAGCTGGAGCTCCCTACAGAACAATCTATTACTGATTTTTTGAATGAGGTGTAA